Proteins from a single region of Bacteroidia bacterium:
- a CDS encoding FkbM family methyltransferase, which yields MIYPRIIFPIKQRLFWKGVRKRLKSWDKIVEEKESTKIITTDNIRFNLYKDDVLSKLIYAENFEWAEKEWLKSFLKPGMICYDLGANIGFYTLLSAYLTFPNGKIVSLEPVSKTFDRLKANIDINDKISNCVSCYKIAASNSAGELEIFTASKDLHAWNSLVAPQNKDEFIKEIIKTISLDSLFENENLPVPDFIKIDVEGWEENVLIGAKHILTKFSPTLLIEFTKDNLLRAGTSYQKLINILSDYGYNLYEYLPRYKKLVLVDDWNFEHKNIIAIKKL from the coding sequence ATGATTTACCCTAGAATTATATTTCCTATAAAACAACGGCTATTTTGGAAAGGTGTTAGAAAACGGCTTAAATCATGGGATAAAATTGTCGAAGAAAAGGAGTCTACAAAAATAATAACAACAGACAACATAAGATTTAACCTGTATAAGGATGATGTACTATCAAAATTAATTTATGCCGAGAATTTTGAATGGGCTGAAAAAGAATGGTTAAAGTCCTTTTTAAAACCTGGTATGATTTGTTATGATTTGGGTGCAAATATTGGTTTTTATACTTTATTGTCAGCATATTTAACTTTTCCGAACGGAAAAATTGTATCATTAGAACCTGTAAGTAAAACATTTGACAGATTAAAAGCTAATATAGACATTAATGACAAAATCTCAAATTGTGTAAGTTGTTACAAGATTGCAGCTTCAAATAGCGCCGGTGAACTTGAAATATTTACAGCCTCAAAAGATTTACACGCATGGAATTCTTTGGTTGCACCACAAAATAAAGATGAGTTTATTAAAGAAATAATAAAAACAATAAGTTTAGATTCACTTTTTGAGAATGAAAATTTACCGGTGCCCGATTTTATTAAAATAGATGTAGAAGGGTGGGAAGAGAATGTATTAATCGGAGCAAAACATATTCTTACAAAATTTTCGCCCACTCTTTTAATTGAGTTTACTAAAGACAATTTATTAAGAGCTGGTACATCATATCAAAAACTAATAAATATCCTTTCCGATTACGGGTATAACCTATATGAATACTTACCCCGTTATAAGAAGCTAGTTCTTGTAGATGACTGGAATTTCGAGCATAAAAACATTATTGCAATAAAAAAACTGTAA
- a CDS encoding glycosyltransferase has product MLKPQISIIIPTKNQGQFIEETILSILDQNYPNLQLIIIDGNSSDNTTEIIKKYEKQISYWESKSDSGQSEAINRGLETCTGEIVNWINSDDKLNKNALNEIVECYNKSPQANLFVGQTIFFDETREIQKSGPIIFSSPEKTFGFGQINQPAMFYKREVFEKIGKINEDFHFCMDLDFWLRYLMTYSTNKISITENVWIYFRFHNNSKTVTDKPQFEYEKELLYKHIFNASNLKYKLLNSSESPSKINQSVFPEKSLLDIKLCRNYHYLWRADELSINRRKKDAFRFWKRVNPVKPGFGEWKRYLAVFKNIINVFK; this is encoded by the coding sequence ATGTTAAAACCACAAATCTCAATTATCATCCCCACCAAAAACCAGGGACAATTTATAGAGGAAACTATTCTTTCTATTCTAGATCAAAATTATCCAAATTTACAGTTAATAATTATTGATGGTAATAGTAGCGATAATACTACCGAGATTATTAAAAAATATGAGAAGCAGATAAGTTATTGGGAAAGTAAATCAGACAGCGGTCAGTCGGAGGCAATAAACAGAGGACTAGAGACGTGCACAGGGGAAATCGTTAACTGGATTAACAGTGATGACAAACTCAATAAAAATGCTTTGAATGAAATTGTAGAGTGTTATAATAAATCTCCACAAGCAAATTTATTTGTTGGTCAAACAATTTTTTTCGATGAAACAAGAGAAATTCAAAAATCCGGTCCAATAATATTCTCATCTCCCGAAAAAACATTTGGTTTTGGACAAATAAACCAACCTGCAATGTTTTATAAAAGGGAGGTTTTTGAAAAAATCGGAAAAATTAATGAAGATTTTCATTTTTGTATGGATCTTGATTTCTGGCTTAGATATTTAATGACATACTCTACTAATAAAATATCAATAACAGAGAATGTATGGATATATTTTCGTTTTCATAACAATTCAAAAACTGTAACAGATAAACCACAATTTGAATATGAAAAGGAATTACTATATAAACATATATTCAATGCAAGTAATCTAAAATATAAGTTGTTAAACAGCAGTGAGTCGCCCAGCAAAATAAATCAAAGTGTTTTTCCTGAAAAATCATTGCTTGATATAAAACTTTGTCGTAATTATCATTATTTGTGGAGAGCAGATGAGTTAAGTATTAACAGAAGAAAAAAAGATGCATTTCGCTTTTGGAAAAGAGTTAATCCAGTTAAACCTGGTTTCGGTGAATGGAAAAGATATTTGGCAGTATTTAAAAATATTATTAATGTATTTAAATGA
- a CDS encoding glycosyltransferase family 2 protein: MKKLPFASIIIPFYGKCSVLAETLISLMNQTENDFEIVLIDDESPEPANELVQNYRDTLQINYLRIKNKGRAEARNVGSQSAITEILIFLDSDMIVEPNWFFTVKSYILKYPHTVLVGDGDRNKEWAINTFSKYLICIEKSWRKLFDESQPISLDNFKFSACHLVISKELFCKEGGFNNNLSDGEDFELGFRILTKGYKVEYMKDAIVWHNDFPDIKMFAKRLLQYKKSVEKIVAINLVPQKYFLTKKHSLFKRTVSLFLNNKVGHWLILQLINMIENKSYISERSKFKWYSLFLFISK; encoded by the coding sequence ATGAAAAAACTGCCATTTGCTTCTATAATAATTCCATTTTATGGTAAATGTTCAGTTTTAGCAGAGACATTAATATCATTAATGAACCAAACAGAAAACGATTTTGAAATTGTTTTAATAGATGATGAATCTCCCGAACCTGCTAATGAGTTAGTTCAAAATTATCGTGATACTCTGCAAATAAATTATTTAAGAATTAAAAATAAAGGTCGTGCAGAAGCCAGAAATGTTGGATCACAAAGTGCAATAACAGAAATTTTGATTTTTTTAGATTCAGACATGATAGTAGAACCGAACTGGTTTTTTACCGTAAAATCATATATTTTAAAATATCCTCATACTGTTTTGGTTGGTGATGGCGATAGAAATAAGGAATGGGCAATTAATACATTTTCAAAATATCTAATTTGTATAGAAAAAAGCTGGAGAAAACTGTTTGATGAATCACAACCTATTTCTTTAGACAATTTTAAATTTAGTGCATGCCATCTTGTAATTTCAAAAGAGTTATTTTGTAAAGAAGGTGGCTTTAATAATAACCTTTCGGATGGTGAGGATTTTGAATTGGGTTTTCGTATTCTGACTAAAGGCTATAAGGTAGAATATATGAAAGATGCTATTGTTTGGCACAACGACTTTCCTGACATTAAGATGTTTGCCAAAAGGTTATTACAATACAAAAAATCAGTTGAAAAAATAGTGGCAATTAATCTTGTTCCTCAAAAATATTTTTTAACCAAAAAACATAGTTTATTTAAACGAACAGTATCTTTATTTTTAAATAACAAAGTGGGTCATTGGTTAATATTACAATTGATTAATATGATAGAAAATAAAAGCTATATTTCTGAAAGAAGTAAATTTAAGTGGTATTCATTATTTTTATTTATTAGCAAATAA
- a CDS encoding glycosyltransferase family 4 protein, with product MHVVFVLANCNTAPYFNWFAEESSLRKDIEFSFVAMTPEFPKMIEDVARFGCKGYWVKYDYLKRRSNIIKATWNLYKLFKKLKPTVVHTHLFDDSLAALFAARLANVKVRAITKGDTSYHYLYTPKWVIFDKFNNRNATNVIAPSTESLNFILEIEKCKKKKVTLIHHGIPANNFINKTQIEIDEFKSNLGIKNKFVVGSVSRFIKWKNQIDILKAIISVKKEIPEIFLLLIGMGDYKTEIDAFIKDNDLVSNVKIIEKVDYDKMPLIFSCFDVFLHAAYMEPFGFVIAEAMMAGIPVVSTPTGAAKDAIMHLENGYLAEYNSPESLANGLKYFFINRQSKPFLKARQTALSLYDFKMMYNNYEKLYLKAIDEKVTKNY from the coding sequence ATGCATGTAGTTTTTGTTTTGGCAAATTGTAATACAGCACCTTATTTTAATTGGTTTGCTGAAGAATCATCTTTACGAAAAGATATTGAGTTTTCTTTTGTTGCAATGACGCCGGAATTTCCAAAAATGATAGAAGATGTAGCTAGATTTGGATGTAAAGGATACTGGGTTAAATACGACTATTTGAAAAGACGATCAAATATTATTAAAGCAACATGGAATCTTTACAAACTATTTAAAAAATTAAAACCAACAGTTGTTCACACCCATTTGTTTGATGATAGTCTAGCTGCTCTTTTTGCCGCAAGATTAGCAAATGTTAAAGTCAGAGCAATTACTAAAGGTGACACTTCTTATCATTATTTATATACGCCCAAGTGGGTAATATTTGATAAATTCAATAATCGCAATGCAACTAATGTTATAGCACCATCAACAGAGTCTTTAAACTTTATTCTGGAAATAGAAAAATGTAAAAAAAAGAAAGTTACTTTAATTCATCATGGTATACCTGCAAATAATTTTATAAACAAAACACAAATTGAAATTGATGAATTTAAATCAAACTTGGGAATAAAAAATAAATTTGTTGTAGGCTCAGTTTCAAGGTTTATAAAATGGAAAAATCAAATCGATATTTTAAAGGCAATTATATCTGTTAAAAAAGAAATTCCTGAAATATTTCTTTTATTGATAGGAATGGGTGATTATAAGACTGAGATAGATGCTTTTATAAAAGATAATGATTTAGTGTCAAATGTTAAGATAATTGAAAAGGTAGATTATGATAAAATGCCTTTAATTTTTTCCTGCTTTGATGTGTTTCTGCATGCAGCTTATATGGAGCCTTTTGGATTTGTAATTGCAGAAGCTATGATGGCAGGCATACCTGTTGTTTCTACACCAACAGGTGCTGCAAAAGATGCAATTATGCATTTAGAAAACGGATATTTAGCAGAATATAACAGTCCTGAGTCACTTGCAAATGGATTAAAATATTTTTTTATAAACAGACAGTCTAAGCCTTTTTTAAAAGCTCGGCAAACTGCCTTATCTTTGTATGATTTTAAAATGATGTATAATAATTACGAAAAACTGTATTTAAAGGCTATTGATGAAAAAGTTACTAAGAATTATTAG
- a CDS encoding FkbM family methyltransferase — protein MKKLLRIIRSFIPLNFIVRVIIKFNYKVASFIYKEATNHWVLSGTVKINLPDKNSFRIFSKGDDFIPNQLYWKGFNGYEKSIDIFWYFAKSSKIVVDIGANIGLFSIVAAKANINAMVYSFEPVERIYNRLLKQIKLNKIENIYPECCAIGDTSGTISLFIPEGKAMALASSAKEGWLEGSKEFKIKSYTLDDYKTEKKITKIDLIKIDVELYEYEIFMGMKKILETDKPIIFCEILLPESEGVKGHFNADSYLKVNKLLNDYNYNIYLIHEGALIKINEFEFNPIERNYIFLPFVLPKVFNPICV, from the coding sequence ATGAAAAAGTTACTAAGAATTATTAGATCGTTTATTCCTTTAAATTTTATTGTCAGAGTAATAATAAAATTTAACTATAAGGTAGCTTCATTTATTTATAAGGAAGCCACTAATCATTGGGTATTAAGCGGAACAGTGAAAATTAATTTGCCAGACAAGAATTCATTTCGCATATTTTCAAAAGGAGATGATTTTATACCAAATCAATTATACTGGAAAGGATTTAATGGGTATGAAAAATCGATCGATATATTCTGGTATTTTGCTAAAAGCTCAAAGATCGTAGTTGATATTGGAGCTAACATTGGATTATTTTCTATAGTTGCAGCAAAAGCAAATATAAATGCAATGGTATATTCATTCGAGCCTGTTGAAAGAATATATAATAGACTTTTAAAACAAATTAAATTAAACAAAATTGAAAACATTTACCCAGAATGCTGTGCTATAGGAGATACTTCAGGAACCATATCATTATTTATTCCCGAAGGGAAAGCAATGGCACTTGCATCATCAGCAAAAGAAGGTTGGCTTGAAGGCTCAAAGGAATTTAAAATTAAGTCTTATACACTTGATGATTATAAAACAGAAAAGAAGATTACAAAAATTGATTTAATTAAAATTGATGTCGAGTTATATGAATATGAGATTTTTATGGGGATGAAGAAAATTCTTGAAACTGATAAACCTATTATATTTTGTGAAATCTTATTGCCGGAAAGTGAAGGAGTAAAAGGTCATTTTAATGCAGACAGCTATTTAAAAGTAAACAAATTATTAAATGACTATAATTATAATATTTATCTTATTCACGAAGGGGCTCTTATAAAAATAAACGAGTTTGAATTTAATCCGATTGAAAGAAACTATATTTTTCTGCCCTTTGTTTTACCTAAAGTTTTTAATCCAATTTGTGTATAA
- a CDS encoding glycosyltransferase: protein MPLVSVVIPAYNASKFINETILSVCNQSLVDLEIIVVDDGSTDNTAEIIQNIAIKENRIKYLFQKNSGVSSARNFGFKNSSGKFIAFLDADDLWLTNNLTKKVEALNTAEEHYGLVHSDVQIIDSKGVVTARCLCGKKGKVLDDLLLWNGTVIPAPSSILLKREVLDKIGLFDVELSTAADQEFFFRIASQYHIERLPEKLVQYRVHDSNMHSNIALMESDHLLAYKKAKTNKLFKSKIFELHCFSNLYIILAGSWWKNGKNKSRGAYFLAKALLVYPPSFFKLFRKLMA from the coding sequence ATGCCTTTAGTTTCAGTTGTTATACCGGCATATAATGCAAGTAAATTTATTAACGAAACTATTTTATCGGTTTGTAATCAGTCTTTAGTTGATTTAGAAATTATTGTGGTTGATGATGGTTCTACTGATAATACAGCTGAAATAATTCAAAATATTGCAATTAAGGAAAATCGGATTAAATATTTATTTCAAAAAAACTCAGGAGTTTCATCAGCTCGAAATTTTGGTTTTAAAAATTCTTCAGGAAAGTTTATCGCATTCTTAGATGCAGATGATTTGTGGCTTACTAATAATCTTACAAAAAAAGTTGAGGCACTTAATACTGCAGAAGAACACTATGGGTTAGTTCATTCGGATGTGCAAATAATTGATTCGAAAGGTGTTGTTACTGCACGTTGTTTATGTGGAAAAAAAGGAAAGGTACTTGATGATTTGTTATTGTGGAATGGGACTGTAATACCAGCTCCTAGCAGTATTCTTTTAAAAAGAGAGGTGTTGGATAAAATTGGATTATTTGATGTAGAATTATCGACTGCTGCCGATCAGGAGTTTTTTTTCAGAATAGCTTCCCAATACCATATTGAAAGATTACCAGAGAAATTAGTGCAATATAGGGTTCATGATTCTAATATGCATTCAAATATTGCTCTGATGGAAAGTGATCACCTGCTTGCATATAAAAAAGCAAAAACGAATAAATTGTTTAAAAGCAAAATTTTTGAACTTCATTGTTTCTCGAATTTATACATTATCTTAGCAGGTAGTTGGTGGAAAAACGGAAAAAATAAATCAAGAGGAGCTTATTTTTTAGCTAAAGCTTTACTTGTTTATCCTCCATCATTTTTTAAACTCTTCAGAAAATTAATGGCATGA